A segment of the Ovis canadensis isolate MfBH-ARS-UI-01 breed Bighorn chromosome 17, ARS-UI_OviCan_v2, whole genome shotgun sequence genome:
GTCAACCAGGGAGTGTGAGCCCATTCCTGGGTCAGCCGGGGGCACATCGGAGGGTgaatgtgtgtgggtgtgagtgAGTGTATGTGTGGATTCTCAGAATCACAAAGAAGgaaggttcaaatcccagctctaacACTTAGcatctgtgtgtccttgggcaggAGGTCACTGTCTGTCTCAGGACCTCTAATTCCTCAtttgagaaatgaagacaatacTAGTGTTCTAGGTGTCTTTGGAATTGCACCCACAAAAGGGGCTCAGATGAGCAACTGTGGTAAACGTACATGGTGACCTACTCATTTAAAATGAATCTcttgacttccctgatggtccagtggttaagactcttgcttccaatgtgagtttgatccttgatcagggaaataggatcccacatgccatggagccccccgccctgccccaacaatttttttgaaagagcCTCTGGGTGAGTGTTGCCTTGTCTGATATCCTGggaatttcttttgtattttgctATCTGAGCCAGTCTGTCTACATTCATGTCATATTGGGAGGCACCAGGTCACTTGGAACAAGCCAGTCAATGGCCCCATGTCATTCCTACATCACCTCCTGAATCCCCAAGTCACCACGAGTTGGTACCATCACCTGCTTTGCAGAGCGGGGCCTGAGACCTGGGCTCTCATGGGGACCTGCTGCAAGATGTTGGGCACCTGACTCCTTCAGCCCAGGAACTTGCTGTGTGGCCTGAGGCCTGCCCcttgccttctctgggcttctGTCTCTCCCAACTGCATCCCCGAGAGGGGGTGCCACAGTCAGGGGCGTGTGAGGCTTTCCCATCCTGGCACATGCAGCCtcatccagcatcagggtcctggGCCCTCTGCTGGGCCAGGCAGGGACTCTCAGGGGGCGGCCTGGGGGGCATAGAAGGGGTCCCTGGGTTGTCTGAGAGGCCAGGCCAACTCACACCAGCTGGGAGAGTTAATGCTTtagaagccaggctcctctgtaaagcTGGGCCATAAGGAATTTATTAGTCATTCGGGCTGTCTGGGCCAGGGAGGGTCTGGGGGTTCATGTCGGGAGCAGCCTTCCCATGGGGGAGGGAGGTGCGGAGTTCATCTGGATCCCATTTGGTGGCAGCCACAGGACTCCAGCTCCAGCTTTGTTTCAGGCATAAGGGTTTCCCCGGGGGGCTTTGAGGTGGCGGTTAGCCGTGGGGCACATGCTCACTCAGGCCCCTGCTGAGCTCAGAATCTGGATGCTTCAAAACTTATGAATCTTTTGGTGACAGGACAGCAGAtaggccaggggcagtggggagggcttcctggaggagggggtcaGCTTGCTCAGTTACTCACTGAGCCCTCCCTCCGGTGCCTGCATCCAAACTCCAGCTCTTCCTTAGCAAGTTTTTTGAAttcctctgagcctcaatttcctcacctgaAAAAATGGGGAGAATGTAGTACTACCGCCAGGAGGCGGTTCCCAGGAGTCAAGAGAAATTTCATCTAAGAAAGATAAAATAGGGCCTGGCACATGGCAAGCGATGAAAGAGTAAGTTCTTCTTATTCGTTGAGCCAAGTCCATCAAGATGCATTTATTGGGTGCTTACTGTGGGGTCCAGGACCCAGATACAATGCAAAACCCTGAAGCTGCCAAGACGAGTAAGATTCAGCCTGTGCCCTCTATAAACTCAGATTGCGGTGAGTCGTTGGGGGCGGGGGAGAACCGACGTGAACCCCGGGATGGGGTCCATTGAACAGTGGGGAGGCTCAGGCCCAGGGAGGGGAAGCGATTTGCTAGAAGAGGTTCTGTGACCCCTGCACCTCCTCGGGGTCCCCTGAGGCCCCGGGGTCCCACCCTGACgtctctcctgcctcccttccccacaGGTCCCCGGCAACATGGTTTCCGCAGCGGCGCGCAGCCTCGctgtgtctctgctgctgctgctgctgctgctgcgggtCCTGCCCACGGCGTCCCACTCCATGTCCCTGCAGGCTGGCTTCCTGGAGGACACGGGGGGCAGCGGGGAGGCCGAGGGCTCGTCGGCCTCCTCCCCGAGCCTCCCTCCGCCCCAGACTCCGGCCCTCAGCCCCACGTCGGTGGGGCCCGAGCCCACGCCCCTGGCGGGCCCTAAGCCCCCCACCAATTTCCTGGATGGCATCGTGGATTTCTTCCGCCAGTACGTGATGCTCATCGCCGTGGTGGGCTCCCTGGTCTTCCTGCTGATGTTCATCGTCTGTGCGGCTCTCATCACCCGCCAGAAGCACAAGGCCTCTGCCTACTACCCCTCGTCCTTCCCCAAGAAGAAGTACGTAGACCAGAGCGACCGCGCGGGGGGCCCCCGGGCCTTCAGCGAGGTCCCCGACCGGGCTCCCGACGGCCGGCCCGAGGAGACCCTGGATTCCTCCCAGCAGCTCCAGGCTCACATCCTCGCCGCCACCCAGAACCTCAAGTCTCCCTCCAGGGCCGCCCCAAGCAGTGGAGACCTAGCCAGGGCACTAGAGGTTAGGTCAGAGGAACAGGAGAAAGGCCCCCAGGAGGCGGACCTGGAAGTCCAGGGACGTGCGCTTCCGGCGGAGAAACCCGAGGTGCCTCCTCCGCCAGAGGAGCCCTGCTCAGTGGAGATGGACGCAGCTGCAGGTGCGGCGGCAGCCACTGAAGGTCAAGGAGAGCCAGACATGGCTCCCTCACTCGCCCAGGAAGCCGGGGGCCCAGCTGGTCCCCCCGAAAACCCCTGTGCTTGCGGCAGTGTCCCCCCCAGCATCTAACTGACCCCTCTTGAACTGTGGGCCCTGACTGTTGGACCCCTAGCGGTCACCTCCTTGGGCCTAGAAAGGCCCTTGGTCCCCACCGCGCTCTGACCACCCTGCTGCCTCCGCCCCCCCCCCGCTGCAGATCCCAGTGTCTGACCCTACCACAGTGGGCGGAGATGCTGGTCTCTGTCCCACCTCAGGAATCTCACCGACTTCCAGAACATCTTTCTCCGCAGCCCCAAGGGGCTCATCCGAAAGGCAGAGCTCCTCTGGGGGCTGGCGCTTGGAGGCGGGTGTCCCAGTCACAGACACGTCCGCTGAGAAACAGAAGTCTCAGCTCCCTTGTGACAGTCCCTTGCAACGCCGCTGCTTTCCATCAAGGCAGGAAAGAGAAACGGAATAATGACATTTTGGAAGAGGTTGAATGAATGGGGAGACGCACAGGGGCCTGCAGGTACCACAGAAGATCCATCAGGAGGTTTCTGTGAGGGCCCCTGCACGCAGCGCGAGCATTTCCCAAACTGGcttccctggaagaaaaacttTGAGGGCCAATGAACCAGTCGACAAAACATTGCTTCTCTGCTCTGCGCACCGCCTCACCCCCAGCCCGCCCGACTGAAGTCCTCCAAGGCTTTGACAAGTCCTGCAGTAAAGGCGCCCATGGAATCCGGTTTCCCTTAGCCTTTCCCAAACTGCTTTTGACCGTGGagtacttttgtttttgttttacagcTACAGAGTAAAATCCTGCAGAGAACACTCTGGAAGTTACTGCTCTAAATGTTCCACGGGGTGCCCCCTCTCCAGTTTCCCGATGGTCCAGGGTGAGGGTGGTAGGGTTTGGGGTCTCAGCCTCTCATCCTGCTACTTACTGCTGTGGGGATGGGGCAAATGAAGTTCACCTTTCTTGCCAGGGACTCCAAGCAACCTAGAAGCGGGCTGGGAGGTGCTGTGTGTGAGGGGACCCCATTCTAGGACGGGTCTGAAGGTATGGGGGAGGGTTTCCGACATCCAGGCTGGAAGCAGGGGTCAATGGCCCCCcatccttcacacacacacacacatgcctggcAGCCTGTGCCCACAGCATTCTTTAGTCTTCAACAAGGGAGCCTGAGCTTCGTCCAGGATTTGGGGAGGCCCTGTGAGGGGGTTCTTGTTTCTATCCCTCCGTCCAGGCTCCCCCACCTCTGCACAGCTGTCCAGGTGCTGGAATATAATAAACCAGCACAATAAACCTTTATTCAGGCCTGAGCATCCTGGttttctgggggtggggagaaggagtcTGCTGGGAGGTTGGGGGGCATTTCCTCTGGGCTGTTCTGTGGGGGTGGGGCAACTTTCTGGGGGGTGGGACACATCGACCTGGCCTTGGGGGCCGGATGGGTGTGGGAAATGGAGGGAGGGGTGGATGCCCCATGGGAACAGGGTCCAGAGATTGTGCCCCAGAAGCCCTGGGCTCATGGCCACCGAGGCAGTGTCCATGCGCACCTCTGAGGCTTACGCTGTCTGCAGGAGAACCACCCACCTCTCCGTTTCCCCCAGGAGAGAGGGGCCGTGGAGGGGCTTGGGGCCAAAGTTTTAGTTCCCCCTCTCCCTGCAGAATGGCTGAGGGCCGGTCTGGGTCTCACGGACAGCGCCACACTGGGCGCACCCTTGGCCTGCGGTGCTGGGGTGGAAGGCAGTCCCTGCCTTTTGTCtcctcacccaccaggctcctccttgccTTTGATGGCaattcctgtgaccactgctccCCCAGCTGCCAGCTGGAATCCAGACATGGCTGGGCTGGGAGCATGTGCTGAATCCCTGGGGTGATGGGGGCAGGAGGCtatccccaaccccaccccctgcagcccctctcctcctctgacCCCACATCCATCTGGAGGGGgccggggtttgggtttgggtttcaAAACACACAATGGCCACTGTCTGACTCAGTGGGGAAGGACCCTCCCTATCTCAGCCCAGACAGGTGACCGCCCAAGGACGTAGGGAGAATTGAAATACGAATACTGAATACCAGGATGCTGTGTGGCTAGGACCAAGTCATTCCACCTCTCTGGGTGTGATGAGCCCTCTGCTTGTTCCTGAGCTCCTGCGGGGTCCTAGGCATAGGGGTGTGGCTAGAAAGTACACGAAGCTTCCCCAAGTCAGGCAAAACCCAGGTAAGACAGCAGCAGACATTGGAGATCcctggggagcaggcagggctgggtCTCCGATCAGCAGTGGCCTGGCCAGTGGCTCCTATTATTGTCCACTGGGCCCTCCAGAGGACGTGGGGCGTGTGGTTTTAGCCACAGCCTGTttccccagggactggggaggagCTTAAGGAGGGGGTCTGAGCCCCAGTGCAGGAATCAACCTCTCTCTCACCTCTGAGCTTTTACAACTACTATTCCCACTGCCTAAGACACTCTTCCACCCCCTGCCTTGCTTTGCTAactctaattttctgtttggccatgcagtgtggcatgcggaatcttagttccctgaccatggattgaaccctgcAGTGGAATCTCGGAgacctaatcactggaccaccagagaattcccgtTAACTCTCATCTTTTAGCTTCTGGCTTAGATATCCCCTCCTCCTGGGAGTCTTCCCTGACACCCTCCTcccccccttcccccttcccagtCTCTCTTCTACAGTCCTGTGGGCTCAAGGATGACAATAATCCCTTAGTTAAGGAGTATCTGTTATGTGTCAGGCACCGCTCTAAGCCGCGGACATCATCAACTCAGGCACTGTTCTCATCCCCATGTcacagctggggaaactgaggtccagagagaggAAGTCAGCTGCCCAGATCACAGAGCCAGGATTCCAGCCGCGCGGTCTGATCCCGGAGTCTGAGTTCTCCGCCGGGCTCCCCTGCTTTTTCGATGAATGAACGAGTGATTGAATGAAGGACGCCCTTGGGGAGGACAGAACGGCCGCACGACCTCTAAGGCTTGGagcccctccaccctgccccccgCATCTGTGATGGAGTCACCCAGGAGAGGCCTTTGATGGGCTCACATCAGGCCGGCATCAGCGGGCAGTGAGCCGCGGAGGGAGACCACGGTGGGGGTGCGTGTAAGGGAgcgggtgggggtgaggggttcCAGCGTTCCCAGGGATCCCGGCGTCTGCCAGGGCAGAAACAGGCCCCCACTGTCCCGGGCCTTGTAAAGCCGGCAGCTGCCCGCAGTCAGGGAGTCTGCCCCGGGGCCAGCCCACAGCCGCCTTCgagggggagcggggggggggggggagggcgaGCAAAACCACCCTGAGACTGAACCCCGGCTGGCGTGGGAATGGGGCTTCAGGTGACGCGAGGAGGGGCTGGGGTGCTGAAGAGCCCCTTCCCCGTGTCCCGCTCTGCTCTGATCATCTGCCAGGCTGGGCGTAATCTGGCTGGCGTTTTGTTGAGAACAGGAGGGACAGAACCCACGCCTGCCGGGCTGCTCTGTGTTGGGCTCATCATCTTTACCGCTTGGGGTGCTCACCGTGGTCTGGGCTCTCCGGCGAGACCACCTGAGTCAGTGCCAGCTCCACGCTTGCTTtcctggctgtgtggccttgagggAGTCGCCtcgcctctctgggcctctctgggcctctgtggaTAAACAGAAGATGAACCCACGCCAGCCCGCAGTGTTCTCCACCTGCCCAGCGGGGTTACCTGGGAGCTTTGAAACTCCTTTCTACCTGGCCCCCACCCAGACCAATGAAATCAGAGTGTCTGAGGCTACAGCCAGGCAGTTGTCACAGCCAAGATGCAAAGTCCCCCGGGAGAGGGGCCGGGGGTCTGAGCATCACTGTCTCCCCAGCACTCAACACTGCCCCTGGCACATAGCGAGCGCTctgtgtgtgcgcatgcgtgtAAGGCAAAGGCGAGATGGTGCCCGCACATCCATAACCACAT
Coding sequences within it:
- the TMEM119 gene encoding transmembrane protein 119 isoform X3, translating into MVSAAARSLAVSLLLLLLLLRVLPTASHSMSLQAGFLEDTGGSGEAEGSSASSPSLPPPQTPALSPTSVGPEPTPLAGPKPPTNFLDGIVDFFRQYVMLIAVVGSLVFLLMFIVCAALITRQKHKASAYYPSSFPKKKYVDQSDRAGGPRAFSEVPDRAPDGRPEETLDSSQQLQAHILAATQNLKSPSRAAPSSGDLARALEVRSEEQEKGPQEADLEVQGRALPAEKPEVPPPPEEPCSVEMDAAAGAAAATEGQGEPDMAPSLAQEAGGPAGPPENPCACGSVPPSI
- the TMEM119 gene encoding transmembrane protein 119 isoform X1 gives rise to the protein MKSSWTEGGSEGGREGRRRRGGPGRAGGSPEPRPPGTARDSDSLCSTWRDTLCAEEPVPGNMVSAAARSLAVSLLLLLLLLRVLPTASHSMSLQAGFLEDTGGSGEAEGSSASSPSLPPPQTPALSPTSVGPEPTPLAGPKPPTNFLDGIVDFFRQYVMLIAVVGSLVFLLMFIVCAALITRQKHKASAYYPSSFPKKKYVDQSDRAGGPRAFSEVPDRAPDGRPEETLDSSQQLQAHILAATQNLKSPSRAAPSSGDLARALEVRSEEQEKGPQEADLEVQGRALPAEKPEVPPPPEEPCSVEMDAAAGAAAATEGQGEPDMAPSLAQEAGGPAGPPENPCACGSVPPSI
- the TMEM119 gene encoding transmembrane protein 119 isoform X2; the protein is MLELRPLTKQVPGNMVSAAARSLAVSLLLLLLLLRVLPTASHSMSLQAGFLEDTGGSGEAEGSSASSPSLPPPQTPALSPTSVGPEPTPLAGPKPPTNFLDGIVDFFRQYVMLIAVVGSLVFLLMFIVCAALITRQKHKASAYYPSSFPKKKYVDQSDRAGGPRAFSEVPDRAPDGRPEETLDSSQQLQAHILAATQNLKSPSRAAPSSGDLARALEVRSEEQEKGPQEADLEVQGRALPAEKPEVPPPPEEPCSVEMDAAAGAAAATEGQGEPDMAPSLAQEAGGPAGPPENPCACGSVPPSI